From Pseudoalteromonas viridis, the proteins below share one genomic window:
- a CDS encoding response regulator transcription factor — MNINVLLVEDDDLLAKRIANHFADTEFQLTLDNTGAQALQLVHNKMNEGTPFDMAIVDVVLPATDGLNLAKELNTLTDIGVIMLSSRDTQADRIAGLAQGADDYVCKPVDLLELELRMRALYKRIAGTKGEDESEEFIEYADFKLHPDNRTLINPHGDEARLTEAEHKVLICLIANAGKATSRAKISEEIGQPDWSPSDRTVDVLIGRLRKKLGDEKEQKRIVTVRGKGYMLST; from the coding sequence ATGAACATTAACGTGCTTCTGGTGGAAGATGACGACTTACTGGCAAAAAGGATCGCAAACCATTTTGCTGATACTGAATTTCAGCTCACGCTGGATAACACCGGTGCACAAGCATTGCAGCTCGTTCATAATAAGATGAATGAGGGTACTCCCTTCGATATGGCTATCGTGGATGTTGTGTTACCCGCAACAGATGGTCTCAATCTGGCCAAAGAACTCAATACACTCACCGATATTGGTGTGATCATGCTCTCCAGCCGAGATACCCAAGCAGATCGGATTGCAGGCCTGGCGCAAGGTGCCGACGACTATGTCTGTAAACCCGTAGACTTGCTTGAACTGGAATTACGTATGCGGGCCCTGTATAAGCGCATAGCCGGTACTAAGGGCGAAGATGAATCCGAAGAGTTTATCGAATATGCAGACTTTAAACTGCATCCGGACAACCGCACACTCATAAACCCGCATGGCGACGAAGCCAGGCTCACAGAAGCCGAACACAAAGTACTTATCTGCCTGATTGCGAACGCAGGTAAAGCGACCTCTCGGGCGAAAATTTCGGAAGAGATCGGCCAACCAGACTGGAGTCCCAGTGACAGGACCGTTGACGTGTTGATAGGCAGACTGCGTAAAAAGCTTGGGGACGAAAAAGAGCAAAAACGCATCGTTACTGTCCGCGGCAAAGGCTACATGCTATCGACCTGA
- a CDS encoding trimeric intracellular cation channel family protein, translating to MSELYHWFDLLGVMVFAISGTLIAYSKHMDGFGVVVLATVTGIGGGTIRDVILDVPVFWLHDSSYFIAIFSAVAVSIWTLNRQKQIPTQYLQIADAFGLAFFAVMGVQKALNIGMPDTTAVIMGVLTGCFGGVIRDVLAREIPLLLKGELYAITCILGGIVYTQLIDFNLATEVVMLLAMATTLLARLAAMRWHIVLHVFNYKD from the coding sequence ATGTCTGAACTTTATCACTGGTTTGATTTATTGGGTGTCATGGTATTTGCTATATCGGGCACTTTGATTGCGTATAGTAAGCATATGGATGGCTTTGGTGTCGTGGTGCTCGCAACAGTTACAGGTATCGGAGGAGGGACCATACGAGATGTGATCCTCGATGTGCCTGTTTTCTGGCTACATGATTCAAGCTACTTCATTGCCATTTTCTCTGCCGTTGCGGTCAGTATCTGGACACTCAACAGGCAAAAGCAAATCCCCACTCAATACCTGCAAATAGCGGACGCATTCGGGCTGGCGTTTTTTGCCGTAATGGGGGTTCAGAAAGCCTTGAATATTGGTATGCCCGACACGACGGCTGTGATCATGGGCGTTTTGACGGGCTGTTTTGGTGGCGTGATCAGAGACGTACTGGCGAGAGAAATACCGCTCTTGCTCAAGGGTGAACTCTACGCTATCACCTGTATTTTGGGTGGGATCGTTTATACTCAGTTAATCGACTTTAATTTAGCAACGGAAGTCGTCATGTTGCTGGCAATGGCCACGACTCTGCTTGCCCGACTGGCGGCTATGCGCTGGCATATTGTATTGCATGTTTTTAATTACAAAGACTAA
- a CDS encoding alpha/beta hydrolase family protein, whose protein sequence is MKLRSAALLLLSALSTSLSAAPIDKQDIQFIGPLGQASTIKPNNTAHQQTIIANLIPSLSSAEKTVSMLGVDAKWQPLSQLNALTMGGLQALKMEFSVSRFVQGELVLDGIEKAHIFVNGERHSDKMTSTLNLPTGDHQIIIVAEQVDDWKKVSVAFNGKTAHDHLLFTGKSTRALSAKQLFDAPVISAVSYSPDAEHYVVTQKHYQPNRGNQALTNTTLYNEDDKVIFALDGVNAGSLAWREDGAQLVYSQDGQLKTLDLDNLKSRVIAEDLAGASDFAYFNDTSLIFSWSKSPSADKSLVKHYQGLEDRWSYARTNTQIYLLDIKTGLIQALTEGKQSHTLEDHDAKSNRILTSRSVQDYAAPPHMLTELVEFNLTQGSHTVIGQYRTFNEAKYGAQGVYVLAGPDFNNGLGRAVDKDQLSNNYDGQLYWLDSQGANAKALSKQFNPAIGSIDVLSNGDVIAKVKEEDRQPLYLYDVSKDRYTRLSAGLDVVEHFSIADNRKPKLLVAGTQASAPQQLKQVNISKNRARTVWDSAPLAYTNSEIAKLEEFNFTNNQGTEIKGRVYLPHNLDKSKQYPALIYYYGGTSPVSRAFTGRYPFNLWAANGYVVYVLQPTGATGFGQNFSAQHVNAWGEQTADDIIAGTKAFLTEYPFVDKERLGNLGASYGGFMTMLLTTKTDLFSASISHAGISNITSYWGQGWWGYLYSGEASKHSFPWNNPKLYSQHSPVFHADKVTTPLLLLHGDADVNVPVGESHTMYTALKLLGKDVELIEIKGADHQIFARDRRFQWWDTMLAYFDKHLKDQPQWWQHLYGK, encoded by the coding sequence ATGAAGTTAAGATCGGCTGCTTTGCTGCTGTTGTCTGCCCTGAGCACCTCACTCAGTGCCGCTCCAATAGACAAGCAAGATATCCAGTTTATTGGCCCACTGGGCCAGGCCAGTACAATTAAGCCCAATAATACGGCACATCAACAAACCATTATTGCCAATCTGATCCCAAGTTTATCCAGTGCAGAAAAAACCGTGTCTATGCTGGGTGTTGATGCCAAATGGCAACCCCTGTCGCAGCTAAACGCACTAACCATGGGCGGACTGCAGGCACTGAAAATGGAGTTCTCGGTTAGCCGCTTCGTGCAGGGTGAACTGGTACTGGATGGCATAGAAAAGGCGCATATTTTCGTCAATGGTGAACGCCATTCTGACAAAATGACCTCAACACTGAATTTACCTACGGGCGATCACCAGATCATCATTGTTGCTGAGCAAGTTGATGACTGGAAAAAAGTCTCGGTGGCATTCAATGGTAAAACAGCTCATGACCACCTGCTATTTACTGGCAAGTCTACCCGCGCTTTATCTGCCAAGCAGTTATTTGATGCGCCGGTGATCAGTGCGGTTTCTTACTCTCCTGATGCTGAACACTATGTCGTCACGCAAAAACACTACCAGCCAAACCGAGGTAATCAGGCGCTGACCAACACCACGCTTTACAATGAGGATGACAAGGTGATTTTCGCCCTTGATGGTGTTAACGCCGGCTCGCTGGCCTGGCGCGAGGACGGGGCACAGCTGGTCTATAGTCAAGACGGCCAACTCAAAACACTGGATCTTGATAACCTCAAATCTCGGGTTATCGCTGAAGATTTGGCAGGTGCAAGTGACTTTGCCTACTTTAACGATACCAGCCTGATATTTAGCTGGTCTAAATCCCCCTCAGCAGACAAGTCTTTGGTGAAACACTACCAGGGCCTTGAAGATCGCTGGTCATACGCACGGACCAACACACAAATCTACCTGCTGGATATCAAAACCGGCCTGATCCAGGCACTTACCGAAGGTAAGCAAAGCCACACACTCGAAGACCATGATGCCAAAAGCAACCGCATTCTGACCAGCCGCTCTGTGCAAGATTATGCCGCGCCGCCTCACATGCTTACAGAGCTGGTTGAGTTTAACCTGACACAGGGCTCACACACCGTCATTGGCCAGTATCGCACCTTCAACGAAGCAAAGTATGGCGCTCAAGGTGTATATGTACTGGCAGGGCCAGACTTTAACAATGGCCTTGGCAGAGCCGTTGACAAAGACCAGTTATCAAACAACTATGACGGTCAGTTATATTGGTTAGATAGCCAAGGCGCAAACGCTAAAGCACTGAGCAAGCAATTTAACCCTGCTATTGGCAGTATTGACGTGCTCAGTAACGGAGATGTGATTGCCAAAGTGAAAGAGGAAGACCGCCAGCCGCTGTATCTCTATGATGTGAGCAAAGACCGTTACACGCGTTTGAGCGCGGGTCTGGATGTGGTTGAGCACTTCAGCATTGCCGATAACCGTAAACCTAAACTGTTAGTGGCAGGCACCCAAGCCTCTGCACCACAGCAACTTAAGCAGGTCAATATCAGTAAAAACCGCGCTCGCACCGTGTGGGATTCAGCGCCGCTTGCTTATACCAACAGTGAGATTGCGAAGCTCGAGGAGTTTAACTTTACCAACAATCAGGGTACTGAAATCAAGGGCCGCGTGTACCTGCCTCACAATCTGGATAAATCTAAACAATATCCGGCATTGATCTACTATTACGGTGGCACCTCACCGGTTTCAAGAGCCTTTACGGGACGTTATCCGTTTAACCTGTGGGCCGCAAATGGCTATGTTGTTTATGTGTTGCAACCCACAGGTGCAACCGGATTTGGACAAAATTTTTCAGCTCAGCATGTGAATGCCTGGGGCGAGCAAACAGCCGATGACATTATCGCCGGGACCAAGGCGTTTCTGACCGAATACCCGTTTGTCGATAAAGAACGTCTCGGTAACCTGGGGGCATCCTATGGGGGCTTTATGACCATGCTACTGACGACTAAAACAGACCTGTTCAGTGCGTCTATTTCTCACGCAGGTATCTCTAATATCACCTCATACTGGGGACAGGGTTGGTGGGGCTACCTATATTCAGGTGAAGCCTCAAAGCACAGCTTCCCCTGGAATAATCCTAAGCTCTATTCGCAACATAGCCCGGTATTCCATGCCGATAAGGTCACCACCCCACTGCTACTGTTGCATGGCGATGCCGATGTCAATGTCCCGGTTGGGGAAAGCCATACCATGTATACGGCGCTGAAACTGCTAGGTAAGGACGTTGAACTGATTGAAATCAAGGGTGCAGATCATCAAATATTTGCCCGTGATCGACGCTTCCAGTGGTGGGATACTATGCTCGCTTACTTTGATAAGCACTTAAAAGATCAACCACAGTGGTGGCAACACCTGTACGGCAAATAA
- a CDS encoding EAL domain-containing response regulator, whose product MQHQAKHILVVDDSQAILVVMKAILAELEVDYVTTVASAPQALELVRQTPLQYDAVFTDLNMPDMDGMELIRKLGELRYPGGIVIISEMETRVMDLAANLARQHNTHLIGNIAKPVQLNDVDRLLKKLDSFIGNEDTEEPCVTEDQLLYAISNSEITPFYQPKVHRGSKKIKSVEVLARIVSHQHGETLLPHRFIGVAQDLDLINLVTFQLFEKATKEFQKLRAELNYPFKLAFNLSPVQLNDSGCPDKLALILELNRLEPKEVIIEITENQPIVSSLQLETINRLRLRGFDLSLDDFGTGFTNLQQLKNLPFTEIKLDRSLITYIESDRFSQVLVDSLIDIAQNQQMDIVAEGIERIEELQYLEKYKYSLLMQGYLISRPKALPEFIRWIHSWQRMINSNP is encoded by the coding sequence ATACTGGCAGAGCTGGAGGTTGATTACGTTACCACCGTTGCCAGTGCGCCTCAGGCGCTGGAGCTGGTCAGGCAAACCCCTTTGCAATATGATGCGGTTTTTACCGATCTCAATATGCCAGACATGGATGGTATGGAGCTGATCCGCAAGCTGGGAGAGCTGCGTTACCCTGGCGGTATCGTGATAATCTCCGAAATGGAAACCCGGGTCATGGACCTGGCCGCGAACCTGGCAAGGCAACATAACACCCATTTAATCGGCAACATCGCCAAGCCGGTGCAACTGAATGATGTCGACCGACTGCTGAAAAAACTCGACAGCTTTATTGGTAACGAAGACACAGAAGAGCCTTGTGTCACGGAAGATCAATTGCTGTATGCCATCAGTAACAGTGAGATCACCCCCTTTTATCAGCCCAAGGTACATCGCGGCAGTAAAAAGATCAAAAGTGTTGAAGTCCTTGCGCGCATTGTTTCTCATCAACACGGTGAAACCCTGTTACCGCATCGTTTTATCGGGGTCGCCCAGGATCTGGACTTGATCAACCTGGTGACCTTCCAGCTGTTTGAAAAAGCCACCAAAGAGTTTCAAAAACTCAGGGCTGAACTTAATTACCCGTTTAAACTCGCGTTTAACCTGTCGCCTGTGCAACTCAATGACAGCGGCTGTCCCGACAAGCTTGCACTGATCCTCGAACTCAACCGCCTGGAGCCCAAAGAAGTGATCATAGAGATCACCGAAAACCAGCCGATTGTCAGCAGCTTGCAACTGGAAACCATCAACAGGCTAAGATTACGGGGGTTCGATTTATCGCTGGATGACTTTGGTACCGGGTTTACTAACCTACAGCAACTGAAAAACCTGCCCTTTACCGAGATCAAACTGGATCGCTCCCTGATCACTTATATAGAGTCTGATCGCTTTTCTCAGGTGCTGGTCGACAGCCTGATTGATATTGCGCAAAACCAGCAAATGGATATTGTCGCCGAAGGCATTGAGCGCATCGAAGAATTACAATACCTGGAGAAATACAAGTACAGCTTGCTGATGCAGGGTTACCTGATCAGCCGGCCCAAAGCCCTGCCCGAGTTTATTCGCTGGATCCATTCATGGCAGAGAATGATCAATTCAAACCCATAA
- a CDS encoding YifB family Mg chelatase-like AAA ATPase, translated as MSLARILTRAQVGIESPVVTVEVHLSNGLPSFNIVGLPETSVKESKERVRSALHNSRFVFPEQRITVNLAPADLPKQGGRYDLAIAVGILVASGQLNEQATQGCEFYGELALNGEIRGVTAIIPVVMAAKNEQHKCYIPEQNAGMAQLVKYQQCIAANTLHALWLDLSGQASLPLIDCVSVKPPDISNTPFMDMSDVKGQPMAKRALEIAAAGGHNILFLGPPGTGKSMLAQRMPGIMPKMSIEQALQTAAVYSLTGKQLGLDTWRSRPFRAPHHTCSAVALVGGSSNPRPGEISLAHNGVLFLDELPEYERKVLDSLREPMETGLVTISRAAQQVDFPACFQLIAALNPSPTGCHTDKRASPDQVLRYLSKISGPFVDRIDLQIELPRLSTQELQSSRQEVTSEEIRSRVEAAFEVALTRQGKANARLTTREIETYCVLTPQVAQLLARATEKLNLSPRSYHRIIKVARTIADLAHRQDITVPDLKEALSYRAFERLLGQLTYS; from the coding sequence ATGTCATTAGCAAGAATACTCACACGTGCCCAGGTTGGCATTGAATCTCCGGTCGTAACGGTAGAAGTGCACCTGAGCAATGGGCTACCAAGCTTCAACATCGTGGGCTTGCCGGAAACATCAGTGAAAGAATCTAAGGAACGAGTACGCTCCGCGCTGCATAATTCCCGCTTCGTATTTCCTGAGCAGCGTATTACGGTGAACCTCGCCCCGGCGGATCTGCCAAAGCAGGGTGGGCGTTATGACTTGGCAATTGCCGTTGGTATTTTGGTGGCGTCGGGTCAGCTTAATGAGCAGGCAACACAAGGGTGTGAATTTTATGGCGAACTTGCGCTCAATGGCGAGATTAGGGGCGTTACTGCGATTATCCCGGTGGTCATGGCCGCTAAAAATGAGCAGCATAAATGCTATATCCCCGAACAAAACGCAGGTATGGCTCAACTGGTTAAGTACCAGCAATGCATTGCAGCAAATACGCTGCATGCCTTGTGGTTAGACTTGAGTGGGCAGGCATCATTACCTTTGATTGATTGCGTTAGCGTTAAGCCGCCAGATATATCCAACACCCCGTTCATGGATATGAGTGATGTAAAAGGTCAGCCAATGGCTAAGCGGGCACTCGAAATTGCGGCGGCCGGTGGTCATAATATTTTGTTTCTTGGTCCTCCCGGTACAGGCAAGTCCATGCTGGCGCAGCGAATGCCGGGGATTATGCCTAAGATGAGCATTGAGCAGGCGCTGCAGACTGCTGCTGTGTACTCGTTGACGGGTAAGCAGCTGGGTCTCGATACCTGGCGTAGCAGGCCATTTAGAGCGCCTCATCATACCTGCTCAGCCGTTGCATTGGTGGGGGGCTCATCCAACCCCAGGCCAGGTGAGATTTCCCTTGCACATAATGGCGTACTGTTTTTAGATGAATTACCAGAATACGAACGCAAGGTTTTAGACTCACTGAGAGAACCGATGGAGACGGGCCTGGTGACTATTTCTCGCGCCGCGCAGCAGGTTGATTTTCCTGCTTGCTTTCAGCTTATTGCTGCACTGAACCCGAGCCCCACTGGCTGTCATACAGATAAACGGGCCTCGCCCGATCAGGTACTGAGATATTTAAGTAAAATATCAGGGCCTTTTGTCGACAGGATTGATCTACAAATCGAGTTACCCAGGTTAAGTACGCAAGAATTACAATCCTCCAGACAGGAAGTAACCAGTGAGGAGATCCGCAGCCGCGTTGAAGCTGCTTTTGAGGTTGCTTTAACCCGTCAAGGTAAGGCGAATGCCAGATTAACCACTCGAGAAATAGAAACCTATTGTGTGCTTACACCACAAGTCGCGCAATTGCTTGCCAGAGCAACGGAGAAACTCAACCTGTCGCCGCGTTCTTATCATCGAATTATTAAAGTCGCCAGAACAATTGCTGATTTGGCTCATCGCCAGGATATCACGGTGCCAGATCTGAAAGAAGCGTTGAGCTATCGGGCATTTGAGCGCCTATTGGGTCAGCTGACTTATAGCTAA